A genomic segment from Bryobacteraceae bacterium encodes:
- a CDS encoding tetratricopeptide repeat protein, which translates to MSLGLLLAAGALGQQSLWQSYVDSAARHAAEGRFKQARQLLVNALAAAERFPAADARLPLTLSRLASVYTEQARFEEANELLDRAVALRRAIPNSALELAALTGQLAELRRRQGRYPEAEQLHLEALEVFLSRPGGGGEQQARETALLAGLYREQGKYAEADVLYVKALAGLETKLGAGDAAVLSVVHELGTLRQAEGRYLEAEALFRRAAAKDDPEAKLLLGGYYLAASDFGQAAVHLRGARDALARRWGDFHPSIAEADRLLAETALAQRRFTEAGPLFERARASLAEIHSPEHPAIAPVLSGMARWHAYQGRFGEAQRLFSEAVILQSKAFGNNHPALVETAASLGVLERALGRYQESEKVLRSALGDAVRLLGNTHPIVATVRNNLGNTLLDLRRFDDAEAEYNRALAIREKFAGPESPAAAEVRLNLAAVYQARGDAAKALPLIQAALPLWRAALRAGHPDLVRATRQLAVCDLEVGNLAEAERSFRALMASGPPDPEALDALSRIYRRQGRWAEAEPVDRKRMESRSGIAAARAAVDLAETLEGLRREEEARRLLEGARASIVANRAPAGEEAALRVALGELEFRAGRYDQARREAETAETLLANEPERQAAALRLAGNALREKGDYEGAADRLQRAVNLERKSIGDRAELAAALHGLARARTKLSQFDAADAAFEEEMAIWRALGREQTEAAAAGLREWAAMALAKGNTETAARRYRESEAILRARFGDSDTRLAAVLSGRGETEAARGRYAEAENHFAAALAIQEAAVGASDASIAPIVNALANAQRRAGKLAQADENYRRGLAMLESTHGADHPEVATALANIADLYREMKKHGEAIALLGRAETILRKAGGDPLKLAEVLNQRGALHAQRREFAKADPLFAGAMRLLADGRGERSLAYSSISENLAFSKAMQRDFNAAERLYRQALTLREQLLGRENPALAPLLENYGALLRLRKRDAEAGVMLDRARALRQSQATSAGTRR; encoded by the coding sequence GGCGAACGAACTGCTGGACCGGGCGGTCGCGCTGCGCCGCGCCATTCCGAATTCAGCGCTCGAGTTGGCCGCGCTTACCGGCCAACTCGCCGAACTGCGGCGCCGCCAGGGCCGGTACCCGGAGGCGGAGCAGTTGCATCTCGAGGCGCTCGAAGTCTTCCTTTCGCGGCCCGGCGGCGGAGGCGAACAGCAGGCCCGGGAAACGGCGCTTCTGGCCGGACTGTACCGCGAACAGGGCAAGTATGCCGAAGCCGATGTGCTGTACGTCAAGGCGCTGGCCGGGCTGGAAACGAAACTCGGCGCCGGCGACGCGGCGGTTCTTTCCGTTGTGCATGAACTAGGGACGCTACGGCAGGCTGAAGGAAGGTATCTGGAAGCCGAAGCGCTGTTCCGCCGGGCGGCGGCAAAGGACGACCCGGAAGCGAAGCTGCTGCTCGGCGGATATTATCTGGCCGCGAGCGACTTCGGGCAGGCAGCCGTCCATTTGCGCGGCGCGCGCGATGCCTTGGCGCGGCGTTGGGGCGATTTCCATCCGTCGATAGCCGAAGCCGATCGCCTGTTGGCGGAGACGGCGCTCGCGCAGCGGCGATTCACCGAAGCGGGTCCGCTGTTCGAGCGAGCGCGGGCGTCGCTCGCGGAAATCCACTCGCCGGAACACCCGGCGATCGCGCCCGTGCTTTCCGGCATGGCGCGGTGGCACGCCTACCAGGGGCGGTTCGGCGAGGCGCAGCGGTTGTTCAGCGAAGCCGTGATCCTGCAGAGCAAGGCGTTCGGCAACAACCACCCAGCGCTGGTGGAGACGGCTGCGTCGTTGGGCGTGCTGGAGCGGGCGCTGGGCCGCTACCAGGAATCCGAGAAGGTGCTGCGCTCGGCGCTTGGCGATGCGGTTCGGCTGTTGGGGAATACGCACCCCATTGTCGCCACAGTGCGGAACAACCTCGGCAATACACTGCTCGATTTGCGCCGCTTCGACGATGCCGAGGCGGAATACAATCGGGCGCTTGCGATACGGGAGAAGTTTGCCGGTCCGGAATCGCCGGCGGCAGCCGAGGTGCGATTGAACCTGGCGGCCGTGTATCAGGCGCGGGGCGATGCGGCCAAGGCCCTTCCGCTGATCCAGGCGGCGCTGCCGCTGTGGCGCGCGGCGCTGCGCGCGGGGCATCCCGATCTGGTTCGGGCAACGCGCCAGCTTGCGGTTTGCGATCTCGAGGTTGGGAATCTGGCCGAGGCCGAACGCTCGTTCCGCGCCCTGATGGCGTCGGGGCCGCCAGACCCGGAGGCACTCGACGCGTTGTCCCGAATCTATCGGCGACAGGGGCGTTGGGCAGAGGCGGAACCGGTGGACCGGAAGCGGATGGAATCGCGGAGTGGAATCGCGGCGGCGCGCGCGGCGGTGGATCTGGCCGAAACGCTCGAGGGGCTGCGGCGCGAGGAGGAAGCGCGGCGGCTGCTCGAGGGGGCGCGGGCCTCGATCGTCGCCAATCGCGCGCCGGCCGGCGAAGAAGCTGCGTTGCGGGTGGCGTTGGGTGAACTCGAATTCCGGGCCGGCCGGTACGACCAGGCGCGGCGGGAGGCGGAGACAGCCGAGACGCTCTTGGCCAATGAGCCGGAGCGCCAGGCGGCGGCTCTGCGGCTGGCAGGCAACGCCCTTCGCGAGAAAGGCGACTACGAGGGCGCCGCGGACCGATTGCAGCGCGCCGTGAATCTGGAGCGGAAGTCCATCGGGGATCGCGCAGAACTGGCGGCGGCTCTTCACGGGTTGGCGCGGGCGCGCACGAAGCTCTCGCAGTTCGACGCGGCCGATGCAGCATTCGAAGAGGAGATGGCGATCTGGCGCGCCCTCGGACGGGAGCAGACGGAAGCGGCGGCGGCCGGTTTGCGCGAGTGGGCGGCGATGGCGCTGGCGAAGGGAAACACGGAGACGGCGGCGCGCCGGTATCGCGAGTCCGAAGCAATCCTGCGAGCGCGGTTCGGGGACAGCGACACGCGTTTGGCGGCCGTGCTTTCGGGGCGGGGTGAAACCGAGGCGGCGCGGGGCCGCTATGCCGAGGCGGAGAATCACTTCGCCGCGGCTCTCGCGATTCAGGAGGCCGCGGTTGGCGCCTCCGACGCGTCCATCGCGCCGATTGTCAACGCGCTGGCCAACGCGCAGCGGCGGGCCGGCAAGCTGGCGCAGGCCGACGAGAACTACCGGCGCGGGCTGGCGATGCTCGAATCGACGCACGGCGCGGACCACCCCGAGGTGGCCACTGCTCTCGCCAACATCGCCGATCTGTACCGCGAGATGAAGAAGCACGGCGAGGCGATCGCTCTGTTGGGACGCGCGGAAACGATCCTGCGCAAGGCGGGCGGCGACCCACTGAAGCTTGCCGAGGTGCTGAACCAGCGCGGGGCACTCCATGCTCAGCGGCGCGAATTCGCCAAGGCGGACCCGCTGTTTGCCGGCGCAATGCGGCTCCTGGCCGACGGCCGCGGAGAGCGGAGCCTTGCCTACAGTTCGATTTCCGAGAACCTTGCCTTCAGCAAGGCGATGCAGCGGGATTTCAACGCCGCGGAACGGCTCTACCGGCAAGCGCTAACGCTCCGTGAGCAACTCCTCGGGCGGGAAAATCCGGCGCTGGCGCCGCTGCTCGAAAACTACGGCGCGCTCCTCCGGCTGCGTAAGCGCGACGCCGAGGCGGGTGTGATGCTGGACCGCGCCCGCGCGCTTCGGCAATCGCAGGCAACCTCCGCCGGCACGCGCCGATAA